A region of Micromonospora chokoriensis DNA encodes the following proteins:
- a CDS encoding DEAD/DEAH box helicase, whose amino-acid sequence MESSSPATVSAGHAPGPGPADLLRRLRARGAGDPVTHVERVPARPGVPAPWPSWASAELRAAFTRRGVVAPWQHQARAATLAYEGDHVVVATGTASGKSLAYQLPALATLLADPRATVLYLAPTKALAADQLRAVAALELEGVRPACYDGDTPRAEREWIRRHSRFVLTNPDMLHHGILPGHAQWSGFLRRLAYVVIDECHTYRGVFGSHVAHVLRRLRRQCARFGATPVFVLASATSGDPATAAGRLTGLPVTAVTEDASPRGGVTFALWEPPLLPPDSGTAPSDSSSVPGQAAGDRSSAPAPGQAAGDHDDLRQVRRSALRETADLLADTVAEGVRTLAFVRSRKGAEVVAANARRSLDDAVPGLGDRVAAYRGGYLREERRELERALLHGDLLGLSSTNALELGVDLVGLDAVLICGYPGTRASLWQQAGRAGRSGQEALAVLVARDDPLDTYLVHHPEAIFGAPVEATVLDPANRYVLAPQLACAAAEAPLTPADLVLFGDGAKEAVDELVAAGALRQRPTGWYWRHRERPEVDLRGEGGAPVCVVESATGRLLGTVDGGSSHFLLHPGAVYLHQGVSYVVDELDLADGCALVHVEEPDWSTHARDVTDLSVVSVRSYVDAGPVGMFLGEVDVTSQVVSYQRRRIATGEVIDTRPLDLPARELRTVAVWFTLSPQSLALAGVQSADVPGALHAAEHAAIGLLPLMATCDRWDIGGLSTAVHADTEAPTVFVYDGHPGGAGFAERAYGTASAWLRATRDAIAECGCETGCPSCVQSPKCGNGNNPLSKPDAIRVLDVVLANLPE is encoded by the coding sequence CTGGAGTCGTCGTCGCCGGCCACCGTATCCGCTGGTCACGCCCCTGGGCCAGGGCCGGCCGACCTGCTGCGCCGGCTGCGCGCCCGAGGCGCCGGAGACCCGGTCACCCACGTGGAACGGGTGCCGGCCCGCCCCGGGGTGCCCGCCCCGTGGCCGTCCTGGGCGTCAGCGGAGCTGCGCGCCGCGTTCACCCGCCGTGGTGTGGTCGCGCCGTGGCAGCACCAGGCCCGGGCGGCCACCCTGGCGTACGAGGGCGACCATGTCGTCGTCGCCACCGGCACCGCGTCCGGCAAGTCGCTGGCGTACCAGCTCCCGGCTCTCGCCACGTTGCTCGCCGACCCCCGGGCCACGGTGCTCTACCTGGCACCGACCAAGGCCCTCGCCGCCGACCAGCTGCGGGCCGTCGCCGCGCTGGAACTTGAGGGGGTACGCCCCGCCTGCTACGACGGAGACACTCCGCGCGCCGAGCGGGAGTGGATCCGGCGGCACTCCCGGTTCGTACTGACCAACCCGGACATGCTGCACCACGGCATCCTGCCGGGGCACGCCCAGTGGTCCGGTTTCCTGCGCCGACTCGCGTACGTGGTGATCGACGAGTGCCACACCTACCGCGGGGTGTTCGGCTCGCACGTGGCGCACGTGCTGCGCCGGCTTCGCCGGCAGTGCGCCCGGTTCGGGGCCACCCCGGTCTTCGTGCTGGCCTCCGCCACCTCCGGTGACCCGGCCACCGCTGCCGGACGGCTGACCGGGCTGCCGGTGACGGCTGTCACCGAGGACGCATCGCCGCGCGGCGGGGTGACCTTCGCGCTCTGGGAGCCGCCGCTGCTGCCGCCCGACTCCGGCACCGCTCCCTCCGACTCCTCCTCGGTGCCCGGCCAGGCGGCCGGCGACCGCTCCTCTGCTCCGGCCCCCGGCCAGGCGGCCGGCGACCACGACGACCTCCGGCAGGTCCGCCGGTCGGCGCTGCGCGAGACCGCGGACCTGCTCGCCGACACGGTCGCCGAGGGGGTACGCACCCTCGCGTTCGTCCGTTCCCGCAAGGGCGCCGAGGTGGTGGCCGCCAACGCGCGCCGCTCGCTGGACGACGCGGTCCCGGGGCTCGGCGACCGGGTGGCCGCCTACCGGGGTGGCTACCTGCGCGAGGAGCGGCGCGAGCTGGAACGGGCGCTGCTGCACGGCGACCTCCTCGGTCTGTCCTCCACCAACGCGTTGGAGCTGGGCGTGGACCTGGTCGGGTTGGACGCGGTGCTGATCTGCGGCTACCCGGGCACCCGGGCGTCGCTGTGGCAGCAGGCGGGCCGCGCCGGGCGTTCCGGGCAGGAGGCCCTCGCGGTCCTGGTGGCCCGGGACGACCCGCTGGACACCTACCTGGTGCACCACCCGGAGGCGATCTTCGGGGCGCCGGTGGAGGCGACGGTCCTCGACCCGGCCAACCGGTACGTGCTGGCACCGCAACTCGCCTGCGCCGCTGCCGAAGCCCCGCTCACCCCAGCCGACCTGGTGCTCTTCGGGGACGGGGCGAAGGAGGCCGTCGACGAACTGGTGGCGGCCGGCGCCCTGCGGCAGCGGCCCACCGGCTGGTACTGGCGGCACCGGGAACGCCCCGAGGTGGACCTGCGCGGCGAGGGCGGCGCACCGGTCTGCGTGGTCGAGTCGGCCACCGGCCGGCTGCTGGGCACCGTCGACGGCGGTTCCTCGCACTTCCTGCTCCACCCCGGCGCGGTCTACCTCCACCAGGGCGTCTCGTACGTGGTGGACGAGCTGGACCTGGCCGACGGCTGCGCGTTGGTGCACGTCGAGGAGCCGGACTGGTCCACCCACGCCCGTGACGTCACCGACCTGTCCGTGGTGTCCGTGCGCTCGTACGTGGACGCCGGACCGGTCGGCATGTTCCTCGGCGAGGTCGACGTGACCAGCCAGGTCGTGTCGTACCAGCGGCGGCGGATCGCCACCGGCGAGGTGATCGACACCCGGCCGCTCGACCTGCCCGCCCGGGAGCTGCGCACGGTGGCGGTCTGGTTCACGCTGTCACCGCAGTCGTTGGCTCTCGCCGGAGTCCAGTCGGCCGACGTGCCGGGCGCGCTGCACGCCGCCGAACACGCCGCGATCGGGCTGCTGCCGCTGATGGCGACCTGCGACCGGTGGGACATCGGCGGGCTCTCCACCGCCGTGCACGCTGACACCGAGGCGCCGACCGTCTTCGTCTACGACGGGCACCCGGGTGGTGCCGGGTTCGCCGAGCGGGCGTACGGGACGGCGTCGGCGTGGCTGCGGGCCACCCGGGACGCGATCGCGGAGTGCGGCTGCGAGACCGGATGCCCGTCCTGCGTACAGTCGCCGAAGTGCGGAAACGGCAACAATCCGCTCTCCAAACCGGACGCGATCCGGGTGCTCGACGTGGTGTTGGCGAACCTGCCCGAGTAG
- a CDS encoding LURP-one-related/scramblase family protein — translation MQLDNLQSQHQFHVRQRLRMMVNQYEVRAVAPDGTEGELLAFAQQKRLAFKEQVTIYTDDSKQQPLLGFKARQRLDLGATYDVTDAAGNPIGLFRKDFAQSLLRSTWHVEQAGLPQVTGQERSMPVALLRRFVDSLSWLPYHFDFTAGGQPVFTVVKKWGLRDKYVVEVQNPQIDRRLVIAMAVALDALQAR, via the coding sequence ATGCAGCTCGACAACTTGCAGAGTCAGCACCAGTTCCATGTTCGCCAGCGACTGCGCATGATGGTCAACCAGTACGAGGTCCGGGCCGTCGCCCCGGACGGCACCGAGGGTGAGCTGCTGGCGTTCGCGCAGCAGAAGCGTCTCGCCTTCAAGGAGCAGGTGACGATCTACACGGACGACTCCAAGCAGCAGCCCCTGCTCGGCTTCAAGGCCCGCCAGCGCCTCGACCTCGGCGCCACGTACGACGTCACCGACGCCGCCGGCAACCCGATCGGGCTGTTCCGCAAGGATTTCGCCCAGTCGCTGCTCCGTTCCACCTGGCACGTCGAGCAGGCCGGTCTTCCGCAGGTGACCGGCCAGGAGCGCAGCATGCCGGTGGCACTGCTGCGCCGCTTCGTCGATTCGCTGTCCTGGCTGCCGTACCACTTCGACTTCACCGCCGGCGGCCAGCCGGTCTTCACCGTGGTCAAGAAGTGGGGCCTGCGCGACAAGTACGTCGTCGAGGTGCAGAACCCGCAGATCGATCGCCGTCTGGTCATCGCGATGGCCGTCGCCCTCGACGCGCTCCAGGCCCGCTGA
- a CDS encoding Rv3654c family TadE-like protein — translation MCPALRVGCGPATGLVHEGSPDGQRGGATVLLLALGLVLVLFGTFGAAIVLAGMADQRAMVAADLGALAGAARALDGDMTACASAADIVARNAGRMVGCHLDGLDVLVTVEVAFTPLPGLTRVATSTARAGPVRA, via the coding sequence ATGTGCCCGGCACTCCGCGTCGGTTGTGGACCCGCCACCGGGTTGGTCCACGAGGGTAGCCCGGACGGGCAGCGCGGCGGTGCGACTGTCCTGCTACTGGCCCTGGGGTTGGTGCTCGTGCTGTTCGGGACGTTCGGCGCTGCCATCGTCCTCGCCGGGATGGCCGATCAGCGGGCGATGGTGGCAGCCGATCTCGGTGCGCTGGCCGGAGCCGCCCGGGCGCTCGACGGGGACATGACGGCCTGCGCGTCCGCTGCCGACATCGTCGCCCGCAACGCTGGTCGGATGGTCGGCTGCCACCTCGACGGGCTGGATGTGCTGGTGACCGTCGAGGTGGCGTTCACTCCACTTCCCGGGCTGACCCGGGTCGCCACATCGACGGCCCGCGCCGGCCCGGTGCGCGCCTGA
- a CDS encoding TadE family type IV pilus minor pilin has translation MAAGLPALLLLLLAGLTSVNAVSAQASCLHAAREAALAVARGEDGSAAAGRAAPPGAEVSASVEGGRVRATVRAPVRTLGGRLPRITVVATAVAAVEPGVADGQP, from the coding sequence CTGGCGGCCGGCCTGCCGGCGCTCCTCCTGCTCCTACTGGCTGGCCTGACCTCGGTCAACGCCGTCAGCGCACAGGCGAGTTGCCTCCACGCGGCCCGGGAGGCTGCGCTGGCTGTCGCCCGCGGCGAGGACGGCAGCGCGGCGGCGGGGCGCGCGGCACCGCCAGGGGCGGAGGTGTCGGCGTCCGTCGAGGGCGGCCGGGTGCGGGCGACGGTACGCGCGCCCGTTCGCACACTGGGCGGTCGGCTACCACGGATCACCGTGGTCGCAACCGCCGTCGCCGCCGTGGAACCGGGCGTCGCCGATGGGCAGCCGTGA
- a CDS encoding DUF4244 domain-containing protein — protein sequence MRKMLARLRGDAGMNTAEYAVGTLAAVAFAGILLKVLTSGNVQSALTAVIDRALK from the coding sequence ATGCGCAAAATGCTCGCCCGCCTGCGCGGGGACGCCGGAATGAACACGGCCGAGTACGCGGTCGGCACGCTCGCGGCGGTCGCCTTCGCCGGCATCCTGTTGAAGGTGCTGACCTCCGGCAACGTCCAGTCGGCGCTGACCGCAGTCATCGACCGGGCCCTGAAGTGA
- a CDS encoding type II secretion system F family protein, producing the protein MTPRGPTRQGGAARRRSSAGERSSHPTLRPDTIRLAAALGGLAVAVVVGGWFGLLGAVPTAFLLDRLLRRIESPSARKRRLQEAADLPLAADLLAAAMRAGAPVDRSILAVAETLDGPLAGRLSRVGRTLLLGGGPAEAWSALDGIPGADRLTAAALRSANSGAALAGAMTRLADDLRADRATAAEASARRAGVLIVLPLGLCFLPAFILAGLVPVIVAVLGDVL; encoded by the coding sequence ATGACGCCCAGGGGCCCGACGAGGCAAGGCGGCGCAGCGCGTCGACGCAGCTCGGCGGGCGAGCGCAGCTCACACCCAACGCTGCGGCCGGACACGATCCGGCTTGCGGCAGCGCTGGGAGGGCTTGCCGTGGCCGTCGTCGTCGGTGGCTGGTTCGGGTTGCTGGGTGCGGTCCCGACTGCATTCCTGCTGGATCGTCTCCTGCGGCGGATCGAGTCCCCCAGTGCCCGCAAGCGGCGGCTCCAGGAGGCAGCTGACCTGCCGCTCGCCGCTGATCTTCTCGCTGCGGCGATGCGCGCGGGTGCCCCGGTGGACCGCTCGATTCTGGCCGTAGCCGAGACGTTGGACGGGCCACTCGCCGGTCGCCTGTCCCGCGTCGGCCGCACGCTCCTGCTCGGCGGTGGCCCGGCGGAGGCGTGGTCCGCGCTGGACGGGATACCTGGTGCGGACCGCTTGACGGCAGCGGCGTTGCGTTCGGCCAACAGCGGCGCAGCCCTGGCCGGGGCGATGACCCGGCTCGCCGACGACCTGCGTGCCGACCGGGCCACCGCCGCCGAGGCGTCCGCACGCCGGGCAGGGGTGCTCATCGTCCTGCCGCTGGGGCTCTGCTTCCTCCCGGCGTTCATTCTCGCCGGCCTGGTGCCGGTGATCGTCGCTGTCCTCGGCGACGTGCTCTGA
- a CDS encoding type II secretion system F family protein has product MAAVALDAVDVVDVEWQDVAEGPRSALFSSPGAEAGGDPEPGDQRTADTTIGGPGVVARARTSRPAARVLPMAGLLGGGVGAVVGGPVAAVALASYGTLAVRAVLRWRTNRSTEQLRRHGLDQLCGLAADLRAGLPVPHALDVAAGGPDRLRQLTSAAVRLADRTGAPLAELVERIEADARATDRGMAAAAAQAAGARATAWLLAALPVGGIGLGYGIGVDPVGVLLHSRVGGACAVLAVALQVVGLLWAERLSATPGRTG; this is encoded by the coding sequence GTGGCAGCTGTCGCGCTCGACGCCGTAGACGTGGTCGACGTCGAGTGGCAGGACGTGGCTGAGGGCCCCCGGAGCGCCCTGTTCAGCTCGCCCGGGGCCGAGGCGGGCGGCGATCCCGAGCCCGGTGACCAGCGGACGGCCGACACGACGATCGGCGGGCCGGGCGTCGTCGCGAGGGCGCGGACCTCGCGGCCGGCGGCACGTGTGTTGCCGATGGCCGGCCTCCTGGGCGGTGGTGTCGGCGCCGTGGTCGGTGGTCCCGTCGCCGCGGTCGCGCTGGCCAGCTACGGCACGTTGGCAGTGCGTGCCGTGCTGCGTTGGCGAACGAATCGAAGCACCGAACAGCTCCGACGACACGGGCTGGACCAACTCTGTGGCCTCGCTGCGGACCTCCGGGCCGGCCTGCCAGTCCCACACGCGCTCGACGTCGCCGCCGGCGGGCCGGACCGGCTGCGTCAGCTGACCTCAGCAGCGGTACGCCTGGCGGACCGGACCGGCGCTCCGCTCGCGGAGCTCGTCGAGCGCATCGAGGCGGACGCTCGGGCTACCGACCGAGGTATGGCCGCCGCAGCGGCACAGGCGGCCGGCGCCCGAGCCACGGCCTGGTTACTGGCGGCGTTGCCGGTCGGAGGAATCGGACTGGGGTACGGCATCGGCGTCGACCCGGTAGGGGTGCTCCTGCACAGCAGGGTCGGTGGGGCCTGTGCGGTTCTCGCCGTCGCCCTGCAGGTCGTGGGCCTTCTCTGGGCAGAGCGGCTGAGCGCGACACCAGGGCGGACCGGATGA
- a CDS encoding TadA family conjugal transfer-associated ATPase, producing the protein MSGRPEDGTLARRVRQRIAAATTPVTPAAIVSAVRAEPNAAVLGDTAVLRIADRVRDDLVGAGPLAPLLADAEVTDVLVNGTRVWVDRGSGLQQVAVPVGSVEDVRRLAQRLIASAGRRLDDGSPYADARLPDGTRLHAVLPPVATEGPYLSLRTFRHRPFTLDELVRQGTVPRPVAPLLAAVVAARLAYLVTGGTGSGKTTLLNTLLGMVPATERIVLVEDAAELRPGHPHVVGLQARTANVEGTGVVGLGDLVRQALRMRPDRLVVGECRGGEVVDLLGALNTGHDGGAGTLHANTPSDVPARLEALGMLGGLPRAALHAQVAAALQVVFQVRRGDRGRVLESVCLLLPEGPERLVTVVPAWMRGSGLGLAARALGALLRERGVAVPPILSEPWPGSAGPA; encoded by the coding sequence ATGAGCGGCAGGCCGGAGGACGGCACCCTCGCCCGTCGCGTACGGCAGCGCATCGCCGCCGCCACCACTCCCGTGACGCCGGCGGCGATCGTGTCCGCCGTGCGGGCCGAGCCCAACGCCGCGGTGCTCGGCGACACCGCAGTGCTGCGGATCGCCGACCGGGTGCGCGACGACCTCGTGGGCGCCGGGCCGCTGGCCCCGCTGCTCGCCGACGCGGAGGTGACCGACGTCCTGGTCAACGGGACGCGGGTGTGGGTCGATCGTGGTTCGGGGCTGCAGCAGGTCGCGGTGCCGGTGGGCTCGGTCGAGGACGTACGCCGGCTGGCACAGCGGCTGATCGCCAGCGCCGGCCGGAGGCTGGACGACGGATCTCCGTACGCGGATGCCCGGCTCCCTGACGGCACTCGGCTGCACGCCGTGCTGCCACCGGTAGCGACCGAAGGTCCGTACCTGTCCCTGCGAACCTTCCGCCACCGACCGTTCACCCTCGACGAGCTGGTACGTCAGGGGACGGTGCCGCGACCCGTGGCACCGCTGCTCGCCGCCGTCGTCGCGGCCCGCCTGGCGTACCTGGTGACCGGTGGAACGGGGTCCGGCAAGACGACCCTGCTCAACACGTTGCTGGGCATGGTGCCAGCCACCGAGCGCATCGTGCTGGTGGAGGACGCCGCCGAGCTGCGGCCAGGTCATCCGCACGTGGTGGGGCTCCAGGCGCGTACCGCCAATGTGGAGGGAACGGGCGTCGTCGGTCTGGGCGACCTGGTCCGGCAGGCCCTGCGGATGCGGCCGGACCGCCTGGTGGTCGGGGAGTGCCGGGGTGGTGAGGTGGTCGACCTGCTGGGTGCCCTCAACACCGGCCACGACGGGGGCGCCGGCACGTTGCACGCCAACACCCCGTCCGACGTGCCGGCCCGGCTGGAGGCCCTGGGCATGCTGGGCGGCCTGCCCCGCGCCGCGCTGCACGCCCAGGTCGCCGCCGCCCTGCAGGTGGTGTTCCAGGTGCGACGAGGTGACCGGGGACGCGTCCTGGAGTCGGTCTGCCTGCTGCTGCCGGAAGGGCCCGAGCGCCTGGTGACCGTGGTGCCCGCCTGGATGCGTGGCAGCGGCCTCGGGTTGGCCGCTCGCGCGCTCGGGGCGCTGCTGCGGGAGCGCGGGGTGGCGGTGCCGCCGATCCTCAGCGAGCCGTGGCCCGGATCGGCAGGTCCGGCATGA